In Oryza sativa Japonica Group chromosome 1, ASM3414082v1, the genomic stretch GTCACGGGTAGTTCAATAATCACTTTGGTTAAAAGAATGTGCGTTCAGGTCGACTCTAACCTGAATCGTTTCAAAGAGCCAAGGTGAAACTGCGATAGGAAAAATGTCAAATCGACCGCAGGACGAATGCATGCTGACAGGCTCACAGCATTGTCAGATTTCCAGCCGTAGATGGCAACCGCTGTTCTCGTCATCTCGAGCATACAGCATTCCTCTCGCGACGGAAATAGCTAGTCCTGATATCACTGCTAACATCAACACCATTACAGTGCCATTTGCCGAATGGCAGGTACCGAGAGGGATGCAACCCGGTACCAGCACGGTGCTCAGTCGCGGCAAGCCGGTGACTCTACTTGTAATTACAACAAACACCTACCACGCAATCCTAGCACAAGGCACAGGGACGAACGATTTCGGGATAGAGCGATGTATACCTATCGCCCTTGATCCTGAACCAGGCCTCGGCGCAGTGGCGGTGCGCGGCGCCGAGCTCGTCCTTGCAGCCGCACCCGATCCGGATCACCTCCGACCCGGGCCCGACGCCGCCCTCCGGGACGAGGTGGCAGATCCGGCACGCAGCGCCGGCGGGGACCGCCGGATCCCCCTCGACGTCGATGaccaccgcctccaccgagatcggcggcgaggcgacggcCGCCGTCGGAACGGCGGCCGCGTCTCGCCGCATATGCTCCGGGTCGAACGATCGGGGCCCGGTCGGTCTCGGCCGTATCAAGGGCCCTCACGGGGGGATATACTGGGTAGGAGGCGGGAAGGCGGTAtaagaggcggcgcgcgcgtgctTGAGTGCGGGACGGGGTTGGCTTGGCTGGCCGGCTTCGCCTCGCTACGGCCTACGGGGTACGGGCGCGGGAAGCGCCAAACCGGGAGGCGACCGGGCGGGGGCCGGTAGCTTAGCCGTCCGAGACCTGTGTAGACGAGACGACGCGGTGAGTCGGTGAGGTGATTGTGATTTGGTGCGTAGGCCCTGGACGAAGTGGTGATTCGGACGCCTGCCGGCTGCCGGCTTGACACATATACAATGCGCCACCGCgtcaccttttttttatatttattagctaaaatttaaattttcaactttaaggttaaagttgattttggattttctcatcatagtttattttttagtctttgttttttatcgttaagaacacatatataaaaaaaatatttataaattattttttatttataaatatgctGTTTCGCTTATGTTTATATTCAGCTATCAGTTGCGGTAGTATTTTGTACGCTGCCGCCCCCGTTGTCGCTTGCAGTGCAGctgtgatgaactgatgatttTGTGATTCGTCAGCTCGTTCTTGTTCGCATAAATCTTTGGCTTAAAGTTGGTAAAAGAACTGAATATGTGGTAGTAGCAGAAGCATAGAAGATTCAATGCTTTGTTGTCTGTCAAAGGTGTAAGTCTCCGCGTGTAGTCGGAGGGATCAATCCTTGGCTTGGCAGCTCGCTTCAAGAAATATCCCCCGCACTGATGTCTGGCTTGTCCATGGATGCTTCTCTCGACGAGAAGCGAGGCAAGGTACCATGATCATACCGTGCAGAGTGACACTGTGCCTGCGCGGTAAACTTTCCACCTTTTCAGTCTACACACAAAGAGGAGTTGA encodes the following:
- the LOC4324432 gene encoding uncharacterized protein, giving the protein MRRDAAAVPTAAVASPPISVEAVVIDVEGDPAVPAGAACRICHLVPEGGVGPGSEVIRIGCGCKDELGAAHRHCAEAWFRIKGDRRCEICGSDAKNIIGLEVKKFMEEWHGPRLANTRTTTQRESTCWRTQPFCNFLLACLLIAFMLPWFLRVNMF